A DNA window from Zingiber officinale cultivar Zhangliang chromosome 3A, Zo_v1.1, whole genome shotgun sequence contains the following coding sequences:
- the LOC122050217 gene encoding ESX-1 secretion-associated protein EspI-like, giving the protein MEIMRCARVILQRRALPHSSSASIGGASPVNPPLQLARRGSSGVRPAPLACPTLPRTVRPPRPATPVTPRAVNVVHPRPSTPANPRAATTAHPRPTTSTRPVTPLESVNPSRPTYIPGHGLGQWFANIPPASLACRKAYQAVCRARTGNDRAARDIPSSSRRTARLSSDDSDSNNQPLSQRPRRRAPPSMPNLGPSVIPSPSSPVPPPTSQQHQSTETSAKKKAHSVFSPVFELLFSHPHRLPTRAGGINFSSLAFLTRWSGPCDGNSHFLHLPN; this is encoded by the coding sequence ATGGAAATAATGAGGTGTGCCCGAGTTATCTTGCAGAGAAGAGCCCTCCCCCACTCATCTTCGGCTTCAATCGGTGGGGCTTCCCCGGTCAATCCTCCACTCCAACTTGCTCGACGAGGGTCTTCTGGTGTCCGACCTGCTCCCTTGGCTTGTCCTACTCTCCCGCGTACTGTGCGTCCACCTCGGCCCGCTACACCTGTTACTCCCCGGGCTGTGAATGTTGTTCATCCTCGACCTTCCACACCTGCTAATCCCCGGGCTGCAACTACTGCTCATCCTAGGCCTACTACATCCACCCGACCTGTCACCCCACTTGAATCTGTTAATCCTTCTCGACCGACTTACATCCCTGGTCACGGCCTCGGTCAATGGTTCGCCAATATTCCCCCTGCAAGTCTTGCCTGCAGAAAAGCCTATCAAGCTGTTTGTCGGGCTCGTACTGGCAATGATCGTGCGGCTCGTGACATCCCTTCTTCCTCTAGGCGCACGGCTCGGTTGTCGTCCGACGATTCTGACTCGAATAACCAGCCATTGTCTCAGAGACCTCGACGCCGAGCTCCTCCTTCGATGCCAAACTTGGGTCCTTCTGTTATCCCCTCTCCTTCATCCCCAGTTCCACCTCCTACCTCGCAACAACATCAGAGCACCGAGACCAGCGCCAAGAAGAAGGCACATTCCGTTTTCAGCCCCGTCTTCGAACTACTTTTTTCTCATCCCCACCGCCTTCCAACCCGAGCTGGAGGAATAAATTTTTCTTCATTAGCTTTCCTCACGAGGTGGAGTGGCCCTTGCGATGGCAACAGTCACTTCCTCCATCTCCCGAATTAG